A genome region from Drosophila simulans strain w501 chromosome 2R, Prin_Dsim_3.1, whole genome shotgun sequence includes the following:
- the LOC6735179 gene encoding mucin-5AC, with product MKRGMQLTAAWLCLLATASLAQNQESSSKWSRQLENVATSDTDSLDWVPLAQPLDGSKDRTGNGRVLTYSQTFPPSARFGDLTKTGSQFDYPFQFQRYPNGAGQALPLRQAPPPPPATLKASGVGGQEPTSQSFFKFEMPFHGNSEGQAQAPPTLQTGYQIQHTFGAGAPGFPSPSQLFSPPSLFGQQQSQPFGADFHSLGSQKPLAQALNKPLHQQNYIQDILPPKTLGKPLPTQASLQSVTPQVFPVDPEAETLFGSNKAPSSAPSSSRDQDVQLLYVPYDTLYNQQRQQSGSGSNSNFEVNKFNVNPGLPAVNPYQINQFYTQDPSVGSDFFSSGTTTRPSTTTSQPQSIFQNYRQPQPQLQSQTQTQFTTAKPKPKAHQPPLAMFLLRSSSRPSQTDVVAALRNAHSISVIDSPTKQTPEIFVGPAGMPIPDGYVKFDLPYLSQLTSNRDLSDVSFFVAPLSYRTPNGFNKILLPEPHVGSIVINMAKDIAASQQISPAPRPQRPYATVSSTRNPFETTTQSQTQAQGQVPERGNKFSYYYVQDGIQEVSSPKVPTKQERHKKKRPQNVQVQQQQQQSIYRPSPTKAQSQDPFDSLNQIGGDDFFKTLGSKPTTSSTSSTSTSTTTSTTSTTAAPQSLFTYSTRPQIEFPGSSGQLYPQYVQQPVQEQLPRLTTRPPTASTAEEELRMKQYFRQQDAFRQRPHTTNPPFEYTPSIADYEAPLPTTTTTQRIKTKHRLNQYTPAAVPVTTSDVGYNSVNQQGPLNHRPSYNQVQNEILENSNVEYEPNPYHVPSELPPLTPDIPGLVNNLQEKDKLQPPIPTTPLAEPEPETRPTRRPVLRTRKPAVTKVTSSVSYSESESSNKQPTHRIRRPYSSRGTTAPDASTGSGDGGEESAVTPTRRPNSARNPLIRNPNRIRYRPTTEERQTLKTKTRKGSKNGKPQEDQDIDYQRDVLKQNYPVFKAPSRRPTSPTAIPSSYDVQATTEGPASESQQVYTVTPSNSIDGGNEQSVFPANLLEPMQIAQHYQEFSKDNYGPGYFPNQEDLNPTEAIVRNEVSPIYTTLATTTPSTTTTTTTTTTEAPLTTTTRRSPFVRRNYPRLRTTTTTETPVTSTTPAEDRPSIRSRLPPRRVVKVRQRQRRPTHPASSSTVAPEEESEPVTQKSHLRKLSRYNNQEPKEKEATVSPITHRRRYKQPFQLEGQESQWSPSSETANSNSNSNSFKPLSPKYKTETHNFESEPEIVTAGPTNQPETYDINVAADLGGSSVQRTTIMAPNLKPEKSFAELLEEVMGKAPEESTTETTSTTFSRLSRRGKWQKKNRLSGSDNSENFETAESQNLGPQLYNALQAASEKEELPKTTTPLTPSTESQTEPLAVTTTVAAPTTPEEYEVTTAQDVEEATITSTLPLSEESATRRMDTAADVDDLEVQPSIFSEVKKQLHDLFAIEESEGEAVTAALAAVGKRRQEYTSIRRTSPVTPPETTTIAPTDEATTTEATVAESKKDSFHKDLMEHVVYATSTSTKVTSETEICYRGRCIRSEDLPANHKLH from the exons ATGAAGCGAGGCATGCAACTCACCGCCGCCTGGCTGTGCTTATTGGCCACGGCTAGTCTGGCTCAAAACCAAGAATCCTCCTCCAAATGGTCGCGTCAACTGGAGAATGTGGCCACATCTGATACGGACTCACTGGACTGGGTGCCCTTGGCTCAGCCGCTGGATGGCAGCAAGGATCGCACGGGAAATGGACGGGTGTTGACCTACTCGCAAACCTTTCCACCCAGCGCGCGTTTCGGTGATCTGACCAAGACGGGCTCCCAGTTCGACTATCCCTTCCAGTTCCAGCGGTATCCCAATGGAGCGGGCCAGGCTCTGCCGCTTCGTCAggcgccaccaccaccacccgctACGCTAAAGGCGTCTGGAGTTGGCGGACAAGAGCCCACGTCGCAGTCATTCTTCAAGTTCGAGATGCCCTTCCATGGTAACAGTGAGGGACAGGCTCAGGCACCACCCACCCTTCAAACGGGGTACCAGATTCAGCACACCTTCGGAGCAGGAGCGCCAGGATTCCCAAGTCCATCTCAGCTCTTCAGTCCTCCATCTCTCTTCGGACAACAGCAGAGTCAGCCTTTTGGTGCCGATTTCCACTCGCTGGGCTCCCAAAAGCCCTTGGCTCAGGCTTTAAACAAGCCACTCCATCAGCAAAACTACATCCAGGACATCCTTCCTCCGAAAACACTTGGAAAACCCTTGCCCACACAAGCTTCACTGCAGAGTGTGACCCCACAAGTCTTTCCGGTGGATCCTGAAGCTGAGACGCTCTTCGGATCGAATAAGGCTCCGTCGTCTGCTCCATCTTCCTCCCGAGATCAGGATGTCCAGTTGCTCTATGTACCGTACGATACTCTGTACAACCAGCAGCGTCAGCAATCGGGATCCGGATCGAACTCCAACTTCGAGGTGAACAAATTCAATGTGAATCCTGGCCTGCCCGCCGTGAATCCTTATCAAATCAACCAGTTCTACACCCAGGATCCCAGTGTGGGTAGTGATTTCTTTAGCTCGGGAACGACCACCCGACctagcaccaccaccagccagCCCCAGAGCATCTTCCAAAACTATAGACAGCCACAGCCTCAGCTGCAATCGCAAACTCAGACGCAATTCACTACAGCCAAGCCCAAGCCGAAAGCCCATCAGCCTCCATTGGCCATGTTTCTGTTGCGATCCAGCTCTCGTCCCTCTCAAACGGATGTAGTTGCAGCCCTGAGGAATGCGCACAGCATCTCCGTAATTGATTCACCCACCAAGCAGACACCGGAAATCTTTGTGGGCCCTGCTGGCATGCCCATTCCCGATGGCTATGTAAAGTTCGACCTGCCTTATCTGTCGCAACTCACCTCCAATCGCGATTTGAGTGATGTCTCCTTCTTTGTGGCGCCTTTAAGTTACCGCACACCCAATGGCTTCAATAAGATCCTGCTACCAGAACCCCATGTAGGCTCTATTGTGATTAACATGGCTAAGGATATCGCTGCCAGCCAGCAAATATCACCTGCTCCGCGCCCCCAACGTCCCTATGCCACGGTTAGTAGTACCCGCAATCCATTCGAGACTACCACACAATCGCAGACCCAGGCTCAAGGACAAGTACCCGAGCGGGGCAACAAGTTCAGCTATTATTATGTGCAGGACGGCATCCAGGAAGTAAGCTCGCCAAAGGTTCCCACCAAGCAGGAGAGGCATAAGAAGAAGCGACCCCAGAATGTccaggtgcagcagcagcagcagcaatccaTCTACCGTCCGTCGCCAACCAAAGCCCAAAGTCAGGATCCCTTCGATTCGCTCAACCAAATTGGAGGGGATGACTTCTTCAAAACCCTGGGCAGCAAGCCAACCACCAGTTCCACTTCCAGCACATCCACGTCGACCACCACATCAACCACTTCGACGACGGCTGCTCCGCAATCCCTGTTCACGTACAGCACGCGACCACAGATCGAGTTCCCTGGCTCCAGTGGCCAATTGTATCCCCAGTATGTTCAGCAACCAGTGCAAGAGCAACTTCCGCGACTAACTACCCGCCCTCCAACTGCGTCCACGGCTGAGGAGGAGCTCCGCATGAAGCAGTACTTCCGTCAACAGGATGCCTTCCGCCAACGTCCTCACACCACAAATCCTCCCTTCGAATATACTCCCAGCATTGCAGACTATGAGGCTCCTCTGCcgacaaccacaacaactCAGAGGATCAAGACCAAGCACAGGTTGAATCAGTACACACCTGCTGCCGTCCCTGTGACCACATCGGATGTGGGCTATAACAGTGTAAATCAGCAGGGGCCACTTAACCATCGCCCCAGCTATAACCAAGTTCAAAACGAGATTCTGGAAAACAGCAATGTGGAATATGAACCAAATCCCTACCATGTTCCGTCGGAGCTGCCGCCATTGACTCCTGATATTCCCGGACTGGTTAACAATCTGCAGGAGAAGGACAAGTTGCAGCCCCCAATTCCAACCACTCCATTGGCCgaaccggaaccggaaacgCGACCAACCAGGAGACCTGTGCTGCGCACTCGTAAGCCAGCTGTGACCAAGGTTACCTCCTCTGTTTCCTATTCGGAATCCGAGTCCAGCAACAAACAGCCCACTCACCGAATCAGAAGGCCATATAGCAGCCGAGGAACCACCGCGCCAGATGCCTCCACCGGCAGCGGAGATGGTGGCGAGGAATCAGCAGTGACTCCCACCCGTCGTCCCAATAGTGCCCGGAACCCACTCATCCGCAATCCCAATCGCATCCGCTATAGGCCCACAACGGAGGAGCGCCAAACTCTGAAAACCAAGACCAGGAAGGGCTCAAAGAACGGCAAGCCACAGGAAGATCAGGACATTGACTACCAGCGGGATGTGCTCAAGCAAAACTATCCGGTATTCAAGGCCCCATCTAGGCGACCCACCAGTCCCACCGCCATTCCCAGTTCCTACGATGTCCAGGCCACCACCGAAGGACCTGCATCGGAGTCCCAGCAAGTCTACACGGTGACCCCTAGCAACAGTATCGATGGTGGCAACGAGCAGAGCGTCTTTCCCGCCAATCTTTTGGAACCCATGCAGATTGCTCAGCACTACCAAGAGTTCTCAAAGGATAACTATGGACCGGGTTACTTCCCCAACCAAGAGGATCTTAATCCAACAGAGGCCATCGTGCGCAACGAGGTGAGCCCGATCTACACCACTCTGGCCACAACAACTCCATCAACCACCACGACCACAACCACTACAACCACTGAGGCTCCATTGACTACAACCACGCGTCGCTCGCCGTTCGTGAGGAGAAACTATCCTCGTCTGCGTACAACCACAACCACAGAGACACCAGTTACCTCCACCACACCCGCTGAGGATAGGCCATCG ATCCGTTCCCGTCTGCCACCCCGTCGAGTGGTTAAGGTGCGTCAGCGACAGCGTCGCCCAACTCATCCTGCCTCCTCTTCGACAGTGGCGCCCGAGGAGGAATCCGAACCCGTTACCCAGAAGAGCCATCTCCGCAAGCTGAGCCGCTACAACAACCAAGagccaaaggaaaaggaagCCACAGTG TCTCCCATCACCCATCGTCGTCGCTACAAACAACCCTTTCAACTGGAAGGTCAGGAATCCCAGTGGTCGCCATCCTCGGAAACAGCCAACAGCAACTCAAACTCGAACAGCTTCAAGCCATTGAGTCCCAAATACAAAACGGAAACCCATAACTTCGAGAGTGAACCGGAGATTGTGACCGCAGGTCCAACCAATCAGCCAGAGACCTATGATAttaatgttgctgctgatctTGGTGGATCATCCGTTCAGCGCACCACTATCATGGCACCCAATCTAAA gcCAGAGAAATCCTTTGCCGAGCTTTTAGAGGAAGTGATGGGCAAAGCCCCCGAGGAGTCGACCACTGAAACCACCAGCACTACTTTTAGTCGCCTAAGCAGACGTGGCAAGTGGCAGAAAAAGAATCGCTTATCTGGCTCGGATAACTCAGAAAACTTCGAGACGGCAGAGTCCCAGAATCTAGGACCTCAGCTCTACAATGCTCTTCAAGCAGCCAGCGAAAAGGAGGAGCTACCCAAAACAACGACTCCATTAACTCCATCCACCGAATCCCAGACAGAACCTTTGGCTGTGACTACCACAGTGGCAGCCCCCACGACGCCCGAGGAGTACGAGGTCACCACTGCCCAAGATGTTGAGGAGGCCACCATTACCTCCACTCTTCCTTTGAGCGAGGAGAGTGCCACACGCCGCATGGACACGGCAGCGGATGTGGACGATCTGGAGGTGCAACCGAGCATCTTCTCCGAGGTGAAGAAGCAACTGCACGATCTGTTTGCCATAGAGGAAAGTGAAGGAGAAGCAGTGACCGCCGCCCTCGCTGCCGTAGGCAAGCGTCGCCAGGAGTACACAAGCATCCGACGAACCAGTCCAGTCACGCCCCCGGAAACAACGACCATAGCGCCAACGGATGAAGCGACCACCACGGAAGCCACCGTGGCGGAGAGCAAAAAGGACAGCTTCCACAAGGATCTGATGGAGCATGTGGTGTACGCCACGTCCACGTCGACCAAAGTCACCTCCGAAACGGAGATCTGCTACCGCGGACGATGCATCCGTTCCGAAGATCTGCCCGCCAACCACAAACTGCACTGA
- the LOC6735180 gene encoding putative inorganic phosphate cotransporter: protein MVLGCLPCCNHNGYQQIGNTGPRFGVRHLQCILVFFGLAVAYSLRVNLSVAIVAMTDRNASNPDFPEFDWNESTKSYLLSSFFWGYVVTQIPGGYLSAIYGAKYMLFYGVLICSCLALLTPFCAVNGGWKLVVVLRAVQGLCQGVIFPSTHTFLSKWAPAEERGRLVGYTYSGSQFGTVVMLSVSGYIASSSLGWPSTFYIPGCVGIVWSFVWLYLCSSTPAQHPTITPNERRFIESSGQTRRPSDAGREEQPRPPTPWWRIFTSIPFLVLVLAHCANNWGFWTLLTEIPTFMKNVLGMDIKNNGPLSALPYFAMILLTCVFIWLSDTLKQRGTVIPLGFSRKFFNTLGMWLPMLALIGLGYITEGEANVRLAIGLLTAAVATNSATYLGFHVNHIDLSPNYAGTLMGITNCAANFMSILAPLIVGLIVWDETNPAQWRIVFFFTAFVYFIGNLLFMLFGRTRVQPWNSRPTTRTPSPGGGGEREEGTEDRGPLIGA from the exons ATGGTGCTGGGATGCCTGCCATGCTGCAATCACAACGGCTACCAGCAGATCGGGAACACGG GTCCTCGGTTCGGAGTGCGTCATCTGCAATGCATCCTGGTGTTTTTCGGACTGGCCGTGGCCTACTCCCTTCGCGTGAATCTCTCCGTGGCCATTGTGGCCATGACGGATCGCAATGCCAGCAATCCGGATTTTCCT GAATTCGACTGGAATGAGAGTACAAAATCTTACCTGCTTAGTAGCTTCTTCTGGGGCTACGTGGTCACCCAAATACCTGGAGGTTACTTATCCGCCATTTACGGTGCCAAGTACATGCTCTTCTACGGCGTGCTAATCTGCTCCTGTTTGGCCTTGCTAACACCGTTTTGCGCCGTAAACGGTGGCTGGAAATTGGTGGTTGTGCTCCGAGCGGTGCAAGGACTCTGCCAGGGCGTCATTTTTCCCTCGACACATACGTTCCTATCGAAGTGGGCGCCGGCTGAGGAGCGTGGTCGACTGGTGGGCTACACCTACTCGGGCTCCCAGTTTGGCACCGTCGTAATGCTGTCAGTCAGCGGATACATTGCCTCATCCTCACTGGGCTGGCCCAGCACCTTTTACATACCCGGATGCGTCGGTATCGTTTGGTCATTCGTGTGGCTATACCTGTGCTCTAGTACGCCGGCGCAACACCCAACGATAACGCCAAACGAGCGAAGGTTCATTGAGTCCTCTGGGCAGACGAGAAGACCATCGGATGCAGGACGCGAGGAACAGCCACGTCCGCCGACTCCATGGTGGCGCATCTTCACCTCCATACCTTTTCTGGTGCTCGTCCTAGCGCACTGTGCTAACAATTGGGGCTTCTGGACTTTGCTTACGGAGATTCCCACCTTTATGAAGAACGTTCTCGGCATGGACATTAAGAATAATGGACCGCTTTCCGCGCTACCCTACTTCGCCATGATCCTGCTTACCTGTGTTTTCATCTGGTTGTCAGACACACTGAAACAAAGAGGAACAGTAATCCCCTTGGGTTTCTCCAGGAAGTTCTTCAACACGCTGGGTATGTGGCTTCCCATGCTCGCACTTATCGGACTGGGATACATCACCGAGGGTGAGGCCAATGTCCGGCTGGCCATTGGATTACTAACCGCTGCGGTGGCCACCAATTCAGCCACTTATCTGGGCTTCCATGTAAACCACATCGATTTGTCACCGAACTACGCGGGTACACTAATGGGCATTACAAATTGCGCGGCCAATTTTATGAGCATACTGGCACCCCTGATTGTGGGGCTAATAGTCTGGGATGAG ACAAATCCGGCGCAATGGCGAATAGTATTCTTCTTCACCgcgtttgtttactttattgGGAACCTACTGTTTATGCTTTTCGGACGCACAAGGGTTCAACCGTGGAATAGTCGCCCCACAACGAGAACTCCTTCgcctggaggaggaggagagcgGGAAGAAGGTACTGAGGATCGAGGTCCGCTCATTGGCGCATAA
- the LOC6735181 gene encoding putative inorganic phosphate cotransporter, translating to MTTALTMVKTGGKYANEKFFGVRHVQCILCFFCLAMSYAWRVNLSVALVAMTDNSTSLAQNTTNTGVAPSEPGFDFFNSERYYNFTQKEKGSLQASFFFGYIVTQVPGGYIAQRYGAKTMLMYGLGIAALITMLSPMSLQFGWVALAVMRFVMGLAQGAVHPATHALLAKWSPADERGMLGTLCYSGAQFGTVVMLATSGFIADSVLGWPSIFYLGGACGFIWMVFWYLFSASTPEEHRLISPGELKYITDSRSDGKMQSAEKLAPTPWKAIFSSLPFLSLLVVHCTHMFGYWLLLMQIPTYMKKIYHVDIKQGALLSSLPYMVMLLLSFFFVWLSKVLQKKEGMSLSFNRKIFNSIGHWIPMLSLIALGYVPADNAPLAVTLLTLTVGISGATYLGFQVNHIDLSPNYAGTLMGITNCAANVMSGIAPVIVGQIVVDETSVTEWRLVFLLAAAFYFLGNLLFVIFGRTEVQWWDSPRDNKEDAEQGTPLAPNGQVK from the exons ATGACAACTGCATTGACCATGGTGAAAACGGGTGGTAAATACGCCAACG AGAAATTCTTCGGGGTGAGGCATGTGCAGTGCATCCTGTGCTTCTTCTGCCTCGCGATGAGCTACGCCTGGCGGGTGAACCTCAGTGTGGCCCTGGTGGCCATGACGGACAACAGCACCAGCCTAGCTCAGAACACCACCAACACCGGAGTGGCGCCCAGCGAGCCCGGTTTTGATTTCTTTAATTCCGAG CGCTACTACAACTTCACCCAGAAGGAGAAGGGCAGCCTGCAGGCCAGTTTCTTCTTTGGCTACATCGTGACCCAGGTGCCAGGTGGCTATATCGCCCAGCGCTATGGAGCCAAGACCATGCTGATGTACGGATTGGGTATAGCCGCTTTGATCACGATGCTCTCGCCGATGTCCCTGCAATTCGGATGGGTCGCCCTTGCTGTGATGCGATTCGTGATGGGCCTGGCCCAGGGTGCAGTGCATCCGGCCACGCATGCTCTGTTGGCCAAGTGGTCGCCCGCGGATGAACGAGGAATGCTGGGAACACTCTGCTACTCGGGCGCACAGTTCGGAACGGTGGTAATGCTGGCCACTAGTGGTTTCATTGCCGACTCCGTCTTGGGCTGGCCGAGTATCTTCTACTTGGGCGGAGCCTGCGGCTTTATTTGGATGGTTTTCTGGTACCTATTCTCGGCCAGCACGCCGGAGGAACACCGTCTGATTTCGCCCGGAGAACTGAAGTACATTACGGATTCGCGTAGCGATGGCAAGATGCAATCCGCCGAGAAACTGGCGCCCACGCCTTGGAAGGCCATCTTTAGTTCCCTGCCCTTCCTGTCCCTCCTGGTGGTGCACTGCACCCACATGTTCGGCTACTGGCTGCTGCTCATGCAGATCCCCACGTACATGAAGAAGATCTACCACGTGGACATAAAGCAGGGTGCGCTGCTTTCCTCCCTTCCCTACatggtgatgctgctgctcagcTTCTTCTTCGTCTGGCTATCCAAAGTGCTCCAAAAGAAGGAGGGCATGTCTCTGTCCTTTAACCGGAAGATCTTCAACAGCATTGGCCATTGGATACCCATGCTCTCGCTGATCGCGCTGGGTTATGTGCCAGCGGATAATGCTCCTCTGGCGGTAACGCTGCTCACCCTGACGGTGGGAATCAGCGGAGCCACCTATCTGGGCTTCCAGGTGAACCACATCGATCTGTCCCCGAATTACGCCGGCACGCTGATGGGCATTACGAATTGTGCGGCAAACGTGATGAGTGGAATCGCACCAGTGATCGTGGGACAGATTGTCGTCGATGAG ACAAGTGTAACTGAGTGGCGATTGGTGTTCCTGCTGGCTGCCGCCTTCTACTTCTTGGGCAATCTTCTCTTCGTCATATTTGGACGCACGGAGGTGCAATGGTGGGACTCCCCACGGGACAATAAGGAGGATGCGGAGCAGGGCACGCCTCTGGCGCCCAATGGCCAGGTCAAATAG